A region of Pseudomonas putida DNA encodes the following proteins:
- a CDS encoding DUF2834 domain-containing protein, protein MQFIYLFLCLTGAALPLSQFFPWLAAHSLNVPLLLQQATSSNIAAFAWADVLVSGVAVVFFVIAEGRRLAIPRLWLPLSCLAVGPSLALPLFLLLRERHLAAAPVEACQ, encoded by the coding sequence GTGCAGTTCATCTACCTTTTTCTCTGCCTTACGGGCGCGGCGTTGCCTCTCTCACAATTTTTCCCGTGGCTTGCTGCACATAGCCTCAACGTACCGCTCCTGTTACAACAGGCAACGTCCAGCAACATTGCTGCGTTCGCTTGGGCTGATGTACTCGTTTCAGGTGTAGCGGTGGTCTTTTTCGTGATTGCGGAAGGTCGCAGGCTTGCTATCCCCCGGCTGTGGTTGCCGTTGTCGTGCCTTGCCGTCGGCCCTTCATTGGCGTTGCCACTGTTTCTCTTGCTGCGGGAGCGCCACCTTGCGGCAGCGCCTGTGGAAGCTTGCCAGTGA
- a CDS encoding helix-turn-helix domain-containing protein yields MNMADTPPLNSGCPACDNNDTSGSAQRIRLLAHLRQHGSINTFQAIAQLNIVRPGARIAELRALGHKIATHLSTLKDDHGRDHRKVATYFLSAGSAQKVVE; encoded by the coding sequence ATGAACATGGCAGACACTCCGCCTCTCAATAGTGGTTGCCCAGCGTGCGATAACAATGACACCAGCGGCAGCGCGCAGCGTATTCGCTTGCTTGCCCACTTGCGCCAGCACGGCTCGATCAACACCTTCCAGGCCATCGCGCAGCTGAACATCGTGCGCCCGGGCGCGCGTATTGCCGAGCTTCGCGCCCTGGGTCACAAGATTGCTACTCATCTGAGCACGCTGAAAGATGACCATGGTCGCGATCATCGCAAAGTGGCCACGTACTTCCTGAGCGCTGGGTCGGCGCAGAAGGTGGTCGAATGA
- a CDS encoding TonB-dependent siderophore receptor, which yields MKPRSIMNDFSPISRGGSRLNPLAFFIAMAISGGAMAADSQPLELDATQIEDSALVPADETGQLGYTVESSRSSTGLKLTPRQTPQSVTTITRQQMDDRAIHTIEQALETTPGVTASKAEVGGRTDYRARGYSITNWKVDGLQFQGGSDFSGGGNALNMDLYERIDIVRGANGLLGGTGDPSATVNLIRKAPTKTFGGSAYATYGSWDKRRLGADLNLPLSEDGRLRSRFVMTQQDANSFRDNQSERSRAALANFEFDLDDATTLGAGYQYEYNKVVGGGWGANIPIWYRDGSKTDLPRSTNVVPSWSFGEYTTRTAFGSLEHRFDNDWTLDLKAAQSTAEALNHRGLAKVNSAGRGSFGGYWDQDGSGAVLNGLHSSSDTTQQSAQIDLSGPFQLFGRTHQAMVGYNDSRTVAWSPEYTCNMVSDGRVSAAALGCQFRANNGFPLTDWRNGVDDDYDMLASRTGRHSKTTTRLQGMYAATRLSITDPLSVIVGVRTSNYSAITRSNAGVRTSQEENGIVTPYLGAIYDLNDTYSLYASYTDIFTPQTAETSSGSKVEPIRGQSYETGIKGEWFDGRLNASAAYFRTKQENKAVLDGDLTTPTGNDAYKAGSGQETDGIDLEIAGALTPNWNVYAGYTYLHFRRIDSDGRSDPSHLFKASTTYRLSGALDRLTLGAGVTAQSNIRAVSSPAGQPSNGVSTGSTDVNWSGYAIWNAMAKYQLTDETSVSLNANNLFDKHYYTRYGFYAGAIYGDPRNLSLTLSTSF from the coding sequence ATGAAACCTCGGAGCATTATGAACGACTTCTCTCCCATCAGCCGAGGCGGAAGTCGCCTCAACCCGCTGGCCTTCTTCATTGCCATGGCCATAAGCGGCGGCGCCATGGCGGCTGACAGCCAGCCACTGGAGCTGGATGCCACGCAGATCGAAGACAGCGCGCTGGTGCCTGCCGATGAAACCGGCCAGCTAGGGTACACGGTCGAGAGCAGCCGCAGTTCCACCGGCCTCAAGCTGACGCCGCGCCAGACGCCGCAGTCGGTGACTACCATTACCCGCCAGCAGATGGATGACCGCGCCATCCACACCATCGAGCAGGCGCTGGAAACCACGCCTGGCGTGACCGCCAGCAAGGCCGAAGTGGGTGGCCGCACCGACTACCGTGCCCGCGGGTACTCCATCACCAACTGGAAGGTCGATGGCCTGCAGTTTCAGGGCGGCTCCGATTTCAGCGGCGGGGGTAATGCCCTGAACATGGACCTGTACGAGCGCATCGATATCGTCCGTGGCGCCAACGGCCTGCTTGGCGGCACCGGCGACCCGTCGGCCACCGTCAACCTGATTCGCAAGGCCCCGACCAAGACCTTTGGCGGCAGCGCGTACGCCACCTACGGCAGCTGGGACAAACGCCGCCTGGGCGCCGACCTGAACCTGCCGCTGTCCGAAGATGGCCGCCTGCGTTCACGCTTCGTGATGACCCAACAGGACGCCAACTCGTTCCGCGACAACCAGTCCGAGCGCTCCCGCGCCGCGCTGGCCAACTTCGAGTTCGACCTGGACGACGCCACCACCCTGGGCGCCGGTTACCAATACGAATACAACAAAGTCGTTGGCGGCGGTTGGGGCGCAAACATCCCGATCTGGTACCGCGACGGCAGCAAGACCGACCTGCCACGCAGCACCAACGTGGTGCCAAGCTGGAGCTTCGGCGAATACACCACCCGCACCGCATTCGGCTCCCTTGAACACCGCTTCGACAACGACTGGACCCTTGACCTCAAAGCCGCACAAAGCACCGCCGAGGCCCTCAACCACCGTGGCCTGGCCAAGGTCAACTCGGCTGGGCGCGGCAGCTTTGGCGGTTACTGGGACCAGGATGGCAGCGGCGCCGTGCTTAACGGCCTGCACAGCTCCAGTGACACCACCCAGCAGTCTGCGCAAATCGACCTGTCCGGCCCGTTCCAGCTGTTTGGCCGCACCCACCAGGCGATGGTCGGTTACAACGACAGCCGCACTGTGGCCTGGTCGCCGGAATACACCTGCAACATGGTCAGCGACGGCCGCGTCAGTGCCGCCGCGCTGGGTTGCCAGTTCCGCGCCAACAACGGCTTCCCGCTGACCGACTGGCGCAATGGCGTGGATGACGATTACGACATGCTCGCCTCGCGCACCGGCCGCCACAGCAAGACCACCACCCGCCTGCAGGGCATGTACGCGGCAACCCGCCTGAGCATCACCGACCCGCTGTCGGTGATCGTCGGCGTGCGTACCAGCAACTACTCGGCCATTACCCGCAGCAATGCCGGCGTGCGTACCAGCCAGGAAGAAAACGGCATCGTTACCCCGTACCTGGGGGCTATTTACGACCTCAACGACACCTACTCGCTGTACGCCAGCTACACCGACATCTTCACCCCGCAGACCGCCGAGACCAGCAGCGGCAGCAAGGTTGAACCGATTCGCGGGCAGAGCTACGAGACTGGCATCAAGGGCGAGTGGTTTGATGGCCGCCTGAATGCCTCGGCGGCGTACTTTCGCACCAAGCAGGAAAACAAGGCCGTGCTGGACGGCGACCTGACCACCCCGACCGGCAATGACGCCTACAAGGCCGGGTCTGGCCAGGAAACCGACGGTATCGACTTGGAGATTGCTGGCGCACTGACCCCGAATTGGAACGTTTACGCCGGCTACACCTACCTGCACTTCCGCCGCATTGACAGTGATGGCCGCAGCGATCCGTCACACCTGTTCAAGGCTTCGACCACCTATCGCCTGTCCGGCGCACTGGACCGCCTGACGCTTGGTGCGGGGGTTACTGCGCAGAGCAACATTCGTGCGGTGTCTAGCCCGGCTGGGCAGCCGAGTAATGGCGTCAGCACGGGCTCGACCGACGTTAACTGGTCGGGGTATGCGATTTGGAATGCCATGGCCAAGTACCAGCTGACGGATGAGACCAGTGTCAGCCTTAACGCCAATAACTTGTTCGACAAGCATTACTACACCCGGTACGGGTTCTATGCCGGGGCGATCTATGGTGACCCCCGCAATCTGTCGCTGACGCTGAGCACGTCATTCTGA
- a CDS encoding DUF3079 domain-containing protein: MAKKFPTHPSYPERICWGCDLYCPAKALACGNGADRTMHPVELFGEDWDRFEGQLDKPIHEVRRVQSS, translated from the coding sequence ATGGCCAAAAAATTCCCCACCCACCCGAGCTACCCCGAGCGTATCTGCTGGGGGTGCGACCTTTACTGCCCTGCCAAGGCGCTAGCCTGTGGCAATGGGGCAGATCGGACCATGCATCCGGTGGAGTTGTTTGGCGAGGACTGGGACAGGTTTGAGGGTCAGCTGGATAAGCCGATTCATGAGGTGCGGCGGGTGCAATCCAGTTGA
- a CDS encoding response regulator, with translation MSTTLLVVDDDDEIRELLCDYLTDAGYTVLAAADGIEMRQQLAGHKVELVVLDLMLPGEDGLSLCRQLQSTPGLAVIMLSAKGSTLDRIIGLEVGADDYLAKPFEPRELIARIKAVLRRPQRLDTPVAKPAVEAQQFAGFRLDHVKRLLTRPDGETLTLPRSDHRVLRELLEANNRVVSRDQLTRSAFGRDHLPDDRSVDMCVSRLRQQLRRAPGGVAQILTIRNEGYLLSIARSEADA, from the coding sequence ATGAGCACAACCCTGCTGGTTGTCGACGATGACGACGAAATCCGCGAACTTCTCTGCGATTACCTGACAGATGCCGGCTACACCGTGCTGGCGGCCGCTGATGGCATCGAGATGCGCCAGCAACTGGCTGGGCACAAGGTCGAGCTGGTGGTGCTGGACCTGATGCTGCCCGGCGAGGATGGCTTGAGCTTGTGCCGCCAGTTGCAATCGACGCCTGGCCTGGCGGTGATCATGCTGTCTGCCAAAGGCAGCACGCTGGACCGCATCATCGGTTTGGAAGTGGGCGCCGACGATTACCTGGCCAAGCCCTTCGAGCCACGCGAGCTGATTGCCCGGATCAAGGCCGTGCTGCGTCGGCCCCAGCGCCTCGACACGCCCGTGGCAAAACCGGCTGTCGAAGCGCAGCAGTTCGCCGGGTTTCGCCTCGACCACGTCAAACGCCTGCTCACCCGCCCTGACGGCGAAACGTTGACCCTGCCCCGCTCCGATCACCGCGTGTTACGCGAGCTACTGGAGGCCAACAACCGTGTGGTATCGCGCGATCAGCTGACCCGCAGTGCGTTTGGCCGTGACCACCTGCCCGACGACCGCTCGGTGGACATGTGCGTCAGCCGCCTGCGCCAGCAACTGCGACGGGCGCCGGGCGGCGTCGCGCAGATCCTCACCATCCGCAACGAAGGCTACTTGCTGAGCATTGCCCGCAGCGAGGCTGATGCCTGA
- a CDS encoding site-specific integrase codes for MAKRTRMTEMEAYSVKTRQSEPVGSRGKGTLLLERKASGAIQAYYRERTPDSDKRLVLGTLSKKPRVGTGEHTLDGIRAEAMRISVEAAAAGGLAKYLTYVAQQKAAVEIEQENAAARMEQERLERLRLAEIDAARGSFHDLFLDYIESRRAKATIGVVKELERLFKSNLATPHPDIMLMKARDIRSEHILTILNPIWNRGSKVQADRMRSFLVAAFNHGLTVESVVGRSNDKVYSLEINPAAMVKVEKVSAPVERALSDAELKHFWQTIESTDGIGPVMALLFKFVIATGGQRIKNIVETTWADYDLDEGTVLLVHRKGRGGQTLSRPHLVPLSDRAISIMRRVLEISGDHQWPWTTHGKQPFVISSPTHAIADWMDSKHAVVDGVRMSPFSPRDLRRTCTQLMQRCGVDDRLSDLLQAHGQTGVVSKHYRNNAEAALPEKRRALEQFEHCLAVALGELKNKDGNVLSMGRRVKKSSRSKP; via the coding sequence ATGGCTAAGCGCACGCGCATGACTGAGATGGAGGCATACTCCGTAAAAACCCGACAGTCTGAGCCGGTGGGTTCTCGTGGAAAGGGCACTCTGCTTCTCGAGCGCAAAGCATCAGGTGCAATCCAGGCCTATTACCGAGAGCGCACACCTGACAGCGATAAGAGGCTGGTGCTGGGGACGCTCTCCAAGAAGCCCCGTGTAGGGACAGGTGAGCATACCCTTGATGGAATCCGCGCCGAGGCGATGCGTATCTCTGTTGAGGCCGCGGCTGCGGGAGGCCTGGCCAAGTACCTGACGTATGTTGCTCAACAGAAGGCAGCAGTCGAGATCGAGCAAGAGAACGCGGCTGCGCGGATGGAACAAGAGAGGCTTGAGCGCTTGCGCTTGGCTGAGATAGACGCAGCCCGCGGCAGCTTCCATGACCTTTTCTTAGATTACATCGAGTCACGCCGGGCCAAGGCGACCATAGGCGTTGTGAAAGAGCTGGAGCGCTTGTTCAAGAGCAACCTGGCAACCCCCCATCCCGACATCATGCTGATGAAGGCCCGGGACATTCGATCAGAGCATATCCTCACGATCCTCAACCCGATCTGGAATCGCGGCTCCAAGGTCCAGGCCGATCGGATGCGTTCTTTCCTTGTCGCGGCTTTCAATCATGGCCTTACGGTCGAGAGCGTCGTAGGGCGCTCAAACGACAAGGTCTATAGCCTTGAGATCAACCCGGCCGCAATGGTGAAGGTGGAGAAGGTCTCCGCTCCTGTCGAGCGGGCCCTCTCGGATGCTGAGCTGAAGCACTTTTGGCAGACGATCGAGAGCACAGATGGCATTGGTCCGGTGATGGCGCTGCTGTTCAAGTTTGTAATCGCGACTGGTGGCCAGCGCATCAAGAACATCGTCGAAACCACATGGGCTGACTACGACCTGGACGAGGGCACTGTTCTACTCGTTCACCGTAAGGGAAGGGGCGGGCAGACCTTGAGCCGGCCGCACCTGGTCCCGCTTTCGGATCGTGCGATCTCGATCATGCGGCGCGTGCTTGAAATCAGCGGTGACCATCAATGGCCTTGGACTACGCATGGCAAGCAGCCCTTCGTTATCAGTAGTCCGACCCATGCGATAGCGGATTGGATGGATTCCAAGCATGCTGTGGTCGACGGAGTGCGGATGTCGCCCTTTTCGCCCCGCGACCTGCGCCGCACTTGCACCCAGCTTATGCAGCGGTGCGGTGTTGATGATCGCCTGTCCGACCTTCTGCAGGCGCATGGCCAAACGGGGGTTGTATCGAAGCACTATCGGAACAACGCTGAGGCTGCGTTACCGGAGAAGCGTCGAGCACTTGAACAATTTGAGCACTGCTTGGCAGTTGCTCTGGGCGAGCTGAAAAATAAAGATGGCAATGTGCTATCAATGGGGCGGCGGGTCAAGAAAAGCTCCAGGTCAAAGCCGTAA
- a CDS encoding ATP-binding protein has translation MRWLRRLWPRTLFGQLLLIMVSGTVVIQLLSSSIWFDVRFAQVLEAPVRLIAARSAPLIARADCHAGTVQAPAHYQVRCAESLPVQEVDERRGRKRIELLLHQALKYELGHAQDVRLMKVQLTDELGQPIVWRSLFGLRTAQAHIQFAVPLTDGHWLTIDGQELQGWSGESAWVLISDYLLRVYALRIVAVLLVCLLAVRLCLRPLRRLADAARGLGSNLEQPPLALDGPEEVRQAAQAFNAMQQRLIAMVNDKAYFLAAVSHDLRTPLTRMRLRLERLPDDEQRERLRQNITQMDDMIGQVLDYLRAGEQQNLQQVDLDRLVARQCADLSTASEPLPVHGQGGSLRVDALLLQRCLQNLLVNALRYAKEVSVTLERATTGVYIHVDDRGPGIAPGLLATVTDPFVRGEGSRNQASGGYGLGLSIAERIAASHGGELLLSNRDGGGLRASVLLPG, from the coding sequence ATGCGTTGGCTCCGCCGGTTGTGGCCGCGCACGTTGTTTGGCCAACTGCTGCTGATCATGGTCAGTGGCACGGTGGTGATCCAGTTGCTGTCGAGCAGCATCTGGTTCGATGTACGTTTCGCTCAGGTGCTCGAAGCCCCCGTTCGGCTGATCGCTGCCCGCAGCGCGCCGCTGATCGCCAGGGCCGACTGCCATGCCGGTACCGTGCAGGCGCCGGCCCACTATCAGGTGCGCTGCGCCGAGTCCCTGCCCGTGCAGGAGGTGGACGAGCGTAGAGGGCGCAAGCGCATCGAGCTGCTGCTGCATCAGGCCCTGAAGTACGAGCTGGGCCATGCTCAGGACGTTCGGCTAATGAAGGTGCAACTGACCGATGAACTGGGCCAGCCGATTGTCTGGCGCAGCCTGTTCGGTTTACGCACGGCGCAGGCGCACATACAGTTTGCCGTGCCGCTGACCGATGGGCATTGGCTGACCATCGATGGCCAAGAGCTGCAAGGCTGGAGCGGCGAGTCCGCCTGGGTGTTGATCAGCGACTACCTGCTTCGCGTCTATGCCCTGCGCATCGTCGCCGTGTTGCTGGTGTGCCTGCTGGCGGTGCGCCTGTGCCTGCGCCCGCTGCGGCGCCTGGCGGATGCTGCGCGGGGGCTGGGCAGCAATCTGGAGCAGCCGCCCTTGGCGCTGGATGGGCCGGAAGAGGTGCGCCAGGCCGCGCAGGCCTTCAATGCGATGCAGCAACGGCTGATTGCGATGGTCAACGACAAGGCCTACTTCCTGGCCGCCGTGTCCCACGACCTGCGCACCCCGCTGACGCGCATGCGCCTGCGCCTGGAGCGCCTGCCGGATGACGAGCAGCGTGAGCGCCTGCGGCAGAACATCACGCAGATGGACGACATGATTGGCCAGGTACTCGATTACCTGCGTGCCGGTGAGCAGCAGAACCTGCAACAGGTGGACCTGGACCGGCTGGTGGCGCGGCAGTGTGCCGACTTGTCCACAGCCAGCGAGCCACTGCCAGTTCATGGCCAGGGTGGCAGCCTGCGGGTCGATGCCCTGCTGCTGCAGCGCTGCCTGCAAAACCTGCTGGTTAATGCACTGCGTTACGCCAAAGAGGTTTCTGTCACGCTGGAGCGTGCGACCACGGGGGTTTATATCCATGTCGATGACCGAGGGCCGGGTATCGCGCCAGGCTTGCTGGCGACGGTCACCGACCCGTTCGTGCGGGGTGAAGGGTCGCGCAACCAGGCGTCTGGGGGGTATGGGCTGGGGTTGAGCATCGCAGAGCGGATCGCGGCCAGCCATGGCGGCGAGTTGCTGTTGTCCAACCGCGACGGCGGTGGGCTGCGGGCCAGCGTGCTGTTACCTGGATAA
- a CDS encoding FMN-binding glutamate synthase family protein, whose product MKHSLPSRYACLFICLLFTLASLPLLAQHAWLWPFTLITTLLSLVGLNELRQSHHAVRRNYPILGNIRYLIETIRPEIRQYLIEGDDDKLPFSRSQRSLVYARAKNESAEKAFGTLNDAYKPGFEFISHSMLPVATPDPASFRIAIGGPQCQQPYSASIFNISAMSFGALSANAIAALNQGARLGRFAHDTGEGSISPYHREHGGDLIWEIGSGYFGCRTEEGRFDPQRFAEQARSAQVKMIEIKLSQGAKPGHGGILPGHKVSPEIAATRGVREGEDCISPAAHSAFRSPVELLQFIANLRELSGGKPVGFKFCLGHPWEFMGIAKAMLATGITPDFIVVDGKEGGTGAAPREFSDNMGVPMREGLMFVHNTLVGLNLRSNIRIGAAGKIVSAFDIASVLAIGADWVNSARGFMFAIGCIQSQSCHTNKCPTGVATQDPLRQRALVVPDKAQRVASFHRNTLHTLAEMLAAAGLEHPCELKPKHLARRVSASEIGLFSDLHTFLKPGELLSGSIESEFYARMWRMARSDSFASETGDVASVAAVPTKQREEAVPA is encoded by the coding sequence ATGAAACACTCTCTGCCCAGCCGCTACGCCTGCCTGTTCATCTGCCTGCTGTTCACCCTTGCCAGCCTCCCGTTACTGGCCCAGCATGCCTGGCTCTGGCCCTTCACACTGATCACCACCCTGCTCAGCCTGGTCGGCCTCAATGAGCTGCGCCAAAGCCACCACGCGGTGCGGCGCAACTACCCGATTCTGGGCAACATCCGTTACCTGATCGAAACCATCCGCCCAGAAATCCGCCAATACCTGATCGAAGGTGACGACGACAAGCTGCCGTTCTCCCGCTCCCAGCGTTCGCTGGTGTACGCCCGGGCCAAGAATGAAAGCGCTGAGAAAGCCTTTGGCACACTCAACGATGCCTACAAGCCCGGCTTTGAGTTCATCAGCCATTCGATGCTGCCGGTGGCCACACCAGACCCTGCCTCGTTCCGCATCGCCATTGGCGGGCCGCAGTGCCAGCAACCCTACTCGGCATCGATCTTCAACATCTCGGCCATGAGCTTCGGCGCGCTCAGCGCCAACGCCATTGCAGCCCTCAACCAGGGGGCACGCCTGGGGCGCTTTGCCCATGACACCGGTGAAGGCAGCATCAGCCCCTACCACCGCGAACATGGCGGCGACCTGATCTGGGAGATCGGCAGCGGTTACTTTGGCTGCCGCACCGAAGAGGGCCGTTTCGACCCGCAACGCTTCGCCGAGCAAGCCCGCTCAGCGCAAGTGAAGATGATTGAGATCAAGCTCAGCCAGGGCGCCAAACCGGGCCACGGCGGCATCCTGCCGGGGCACAAGGTCAGCCCTGAAATTGCTGCTACCCGTGGCGTGCGTGAGGGCGAAGACTGCATTTCACCTGCTGCGCACAGCGCTTTTCGCAGCCCGGTCGAACTGCTGCAATTCATTGCCAACCTGCGCGAACTGTCGGGCGGCAAACCGGTGGGTTTCAAGTTCTGCCTGGGCCACCCGTGGGAATTCATGGGCATCGCCAAAGCCATGCTGGCCACCGGCATCACTCCCGACTTCATCGTCGTCGACGGCAAGGAAGGCGGCACCGGCGCGGCGCCACGCGAGTTCAGCGACAACATGGGCGTGCCCATGCGCGAAGGCTTGATGTTCGTGCACAACACGTTGGTCGGCCTGAACCTGCGCTCAAATATTCGCATTGGTGCGGCGGGCAAGATCGTCAGCGCTTTCGATATCGCCAGTGTGCTGGCCATTGGCGCCGACTGGGTGAATTCGGCGCGTGGCTTCATGTTCGCCATCGGCTGCATCCAGTCGCAGAGTTGCCACACCAACAAGTGCCCGACAGGCGTTGCCACACAAGACCCGCTACGCCAGCGCGCCCTGGTGGTACCGGACAAGGCCCAACGGGTGGCCAGCTTCCATCGCAATACGCTGCATACCTTGGCCGAGATGCTTGCGGCGGCAGGCCTGGAGCACCCTTGCGAACTCAAGCCCAAGCACTTGGCACGACGGGTCAGTGCCAGCGAAATCGGCTTGTTCTCGGACCTGCATACGTTCCTCAAGCCTGGCGAGTTGCTCAGTGGCTCGATTGAAAGCGAGTTTTATGCGCGGATGTGGCGGATGGCTCGCAGCGACAGTTTTGCGTCGGAGACGGGAGACGTTGCAAGCGTGGCGGCAGTGCCCACTAAACAACGCGAAGAGGCAGTTCCAGCTTGA